The genome window CAGTCCAGCACATCGTAATGGCAGGACAGCAGCACAACCTGGCCACCGGTGCGTCGCCACGCCTTGGCGAACGCACCGGCGCCGACCCTGGCAATCTGTCTGTCTACGACGGAACTGAATTCGTCCACGACGGCGACCGGCGGAGCCTCGACAACCAGGCGCGCCAGGTTCGCGCGGAACTGCTCGCCGTTGGACAGCACGCCATACGGCCGCAGCCAGGACGGAACACTGCCCAGGCCCACCGCCGACAATGCGGCAGTCACGTCGTCGAATGCGCCGGCTGGCGCGATCGCGTCGATGATGGGGCGGTCCGATGGCCAGGCCGGGGCGTAGAGTGGCGCGATCGCACGTCCGATGCTGGTCTTGCCGGAGCCGGACGGGCCAACGATCACCCCTACCCGCCATTGGCCGTCGTCGATGGGCAGATCGGCCTCCAGGTCGAACGCGGCGCCGCTATCGACGTTGAACAGCGATTTCACCCTAGCCGCGCGGTAACTTTCGGCGTCGGCGCAGCGGTGCTGAATGGACACTTTCATACGGCTACCACCTTCAGGCGGTAGCCCTTCGCGCGCAGGTCGTCGAAGACGCGCTGCTGGTGACCTTCGTCATCGCACAGCACGATCACGCCGTAGCGCGGCTTGTACTTGAAACCGTTGACGCCGGGCTGCTTACGCGCCGGCGCGGCGGTGTTATGGCCGTTGGCCTCCATGCCTGCTTACCTCTGGGCTGGATGCTCGGCGGCATGCTTGATTGTGGCTCTGGGCGCTCGGGGCGCTCTCGGCCATCGAAAACGCGTTCACGGTCTTGCACCGCGAACATTTGATGTTGAGCCGGACATATCCGGTCGTTTCCGCGAGCTTGCGCCCGCAGTTGGTACAACGTAGTTCTTCCATGAGTGACGTTACCGATGTGTTACCGTAGCCCCCGCCTGTACAGGTGGGACGGCCTTGGGTCGCTCACGGCTTATTCCGTGGGTCGGCTGTCGGTCGCGCAGTTACCGCTGCGCGGCCGTCGCCGTCTTCTTTGCTTGCCAGATGTCAACAGATTGCATTGATCAAGGAGAGGCGCTTGAACAAGGATTTGGGTTTACGAGACGCTATCGCTAATTTGACTCAGGGCTACTCGCCATCTGAGAATGCGCCGAAATCTATACCTGAGTACGCCTTCGCGGCGATACGTCGGCAAGTTGAGCAGTACGAGAAAGAGCTGGAAAACGTACCCGGTTCATACTCTATTTGCCTCACTTCGGGCGGCTATGACATGGTCGTGGAATCGATCCGCTTGGACGGGCAGTTCATCATCTTCAGCGGGCGCGACGAAAGCGACGGACCTCGTCGAGTAATCCAGCACTACACACAGGTATCCATGGTTCTATCTAAGGCCCCGCCCACAAGCGCGAAGAAGCCGATCGGATTTCATGCGGAATGATACAAAGCAAAACGCCCCGGTTTTTGGCCGGGGCGTTTCTTTAGCGCGTACTTGCTACGAGTCTGGGCGAATTCTGCTCATCTTGTCCCACATTGTCAAGCGCCGTTGGCGTCGCACCTGCCTCCAGGTCCACCACGATGTCGGCGTCCCGCATTCGCACATCCAGGCGGTTCAAAGCGGCGCGACGGGCGCCTTCCACCAGCACGCGATAGGCTGACGACAGCCGGCCGATATTCGACTTCGGCACGTCGAATTTGTCCGATAGCTCTCTGATCCTCGGCCTGCCCCGCAGAATGTTGGTCACCAACAGGTCTACCAGCTCGCGTTCGCGGCTGTCATCGGCCGCATCCGGGTTCAACCATTCCGAGACTTGGCGCGCGCTGACCGCACCCTCCTCGCCTGTGCCGTACTGTGCCTGCAAGATGTGAAAGCCCATACCATCGCCCAGCGTCCGTTCCAGCACCTTGACCGTGAATACCGCCTGCGCATGCCAGTCGTGCGGTGACAGGCCCGACAACACCTTGCGGTCATAGGTCGCGTCAAAGCGGTCGCGCAGCGCCTCACACACCAACTGTGTAGGATTCTTCGGCTCGATCGGGTAGGCCAGCATCAGGTAGGCCACGGCGATCGCGTGCTCGGGGCATGAGAACGTTCCGGCTTCACGGCGCATTTTTCTTCACTCCCTGGGCGGGTTCCATGTCCAGCACGGTCAGCACCACGTCTACGCGCGGCACCAGGCCGTAGACCTTGCTCTTGCTAGCCTGGACCACCTGGGCGTCATCGCGGTATGCGACGCCGTTGCAGCCGTCCTTGATGGCCTTCTCGACGTTGTCGCCGTCAGGCTTCACGGTTGGCGCGATCTCGCCGGCGGCGGCGCGGCGCTGCCGCACGCCGGACCAGGATTGCGGGATCGGCATGACAATGTCCAGGTCCATCCGTATAGGCCCGGTATAGGCTTCGCGCCCTGCCATGGCCT of Achromobacter seleniivolatilans contains these proteins:
- a CDS encoding Com family DNA-binding transcriptional regulator, with the translated sequence MEELRCTNCGRKLAETTGYVRLNIKCSRCKTVNAFSMAESAPSAQSHNQACRRASSPEVSRHGGQRP
- a CDS encoding RusA family crossover junction endodeoxyribonuclease, whose product is MMQIVFTVPGVPQGKGRAKSSSRIGRDAKTGAARVFTRHYTPEATVAYESLVKLVAAQAMAGREAYTGPIRMDLDIVMPIPQSWSGVRQRRAAAGEIAPTVKPDGDNVEKAIKDGCNGVAYRDDAQVVQASKSKVYGLVPRVDVVLTVLDMEPAQGVKKNAP